In the genome of Campylobacter avium LMG 24591, the window TGTTTTGCATTTTTTTGCTCCTTAGTTTTTTCTTGTATATAGTTAAAAAGTATCAAAATTTCCTCATCGGTTAAAGAGTATGTTGGCATTATGCTGCTTGCTTGTTTTGCTTCACTTAAGGATTTTTTAAAATCCTTAAATTCTAAATTCTGTATGCTAGGCACGGTAAAAGCCATTCTTTTGCCCTTTTTTTCATAGTGCCCTAAAATTTGCATTTCTCCGCTTTCTCCGTGGCACTTGCTGCAAGACACGCCGCGAGGGTTTTCATAAAGCATTTTTGAGTATTCTTTTAAACTTATAAAATCTTCAGCTACCAAAGCTATGAAAGATAAAAAAAACAAAAATATTATTTTCACCAGCAACCTTAATAAATAAAGAAGTTATGCTATGATACAATTTTTATTTTTAAAAGGATATAAATGACTTTACTTGACGGTAAAAAAGTTAGCACAAAGCTTAAAGACGAGTTAAAACAAGAAGTGAATGAACTGAAAAAAAATGGTATAGAGCCTTGCTTGGCTGTGATTTTAGTAGGCGATGACAAGGCTAGTAAAACTTATGTTTCAAACAAAGCAAAGGCTTGTAAAGAATGCGAAATTAAGTCTATAGTCTATGAGCTAGGCCACGACACTACGCAAAATGAGCTTTTGGCACTCATAAACACGTTAAATTACGATGATAGCGTGGATGGAATTTTAGTGCAACTTCCTCTGCCAAGCCACATAAACAAAGACATCATCATACAAAGCATAAATTCAAATAAAGACGTAGATGGCTTTCACCCTACAAACATAGGCTTTTTAAGTGCAAACATCAAAGGTTCCTTTTTGCCGTGCACCCCAGCTGGTATCATATATCTTTTAAAGGAATACAAGATAAATTTAAAGGGTCTTGATGTCGTTATCATCGGTGCTTCAAACATCGTAGGTAAGCCGCTTTTAATGATGTTTTTAAATGAGGAAGCAACTGTTAGCATTTGTCATTTACAAACCAAAGACATAAAAACCTACACACAAAAGGCTGATTTAATCGTCGTAGCAGCAGGCTGTGCAAACCTTTTAAAAGCAGATATGGTAAAAGAGGGTGTTATAGTGCTTGATGTTGGTATCAATAAAATAGGCTCAAAACTGCTTGGCGATGTGGATTTTGAAAATGTTAGCAAAAAGGCCTCTTTTATAAGCCCGGTTCCCGGCGGAGTAGGGCCTATGACCATAGCAATGCTTCTTAAAAACACCGTTAAGGCAGCTAAAAACAGACTAAAGGCTGCAAAATGAGCACTTTTAAAAAGATTAAACATTTTTCAAATTCTTGGCTAGGCTCTATAATTATAGTTTTAATAGTTATATTTGTCTTTATACAAGCCTTTGTTATACCTAGTGGTTCTATGAAAAACACCTTGCTTGTTGGCGATTTTCTCTTTGTTAAAAAATTTTCTTATGGCATACCAACCCCGCATTTGCCTTGGCTTGAAATACCCGTTTTGCCTGATTTTGATGGGGATGGACATTTAATATCTGCCGAGGGACCACAAAGGGGCGATATAGTTGTCTTTCGCTACCCTAAAAATCCCAAAATTCACTTTGTTAAAAGATGTGTTGCCAAAGGAGGCGATGAAGTTTTAGTAAGTGCAAATAGCCTGTATGTGCGTATGAGCGAGGGCGATGAGTATATGAGGCAAAATTATCCTAATGACTTAGTAGAGATTGATAACAAACTTTTCGTTAAAGAACCATACAAACAAAGGGGGATACATTATGATGAAAGCGTAAATTTAGAACAACTTTACGCCATAGCCATGAGTTTAAATAAATTCGCAATGCAAAGTGAAGTTATAAACTCTTTTGGCGAATTTTCCTTTAGCGGTGCGAATGCTTATAGCTTTGTGGTGCCTGAAAATGAGTATTTTATGATGGGAGATAATAGGGCTAATTCTGAGGATAGTCGCTTTTGGGGCTCTGTGCATTACAAATTTATCATCGGCAAGCCTTGGATAGTGTATTTTTCCTGGGATAGCAAAAAAAATATCCGTTGGGATAGGATAGGTCGCTTTGTAGATACCTTGGAAAATGATGAAAAATTTATAAGAATAAGCGGGGATTAAGAACGAAATAAAACTTATTATAAAGGATAAATCATGGCAGTAAATTATAATGAATTAGATATAAGCGAGTTAGATGATTTATACATCAAATCCAATCAAAAGCTAAAAAATCTAAGAAAAAAACATGAAAAAATATTAGAGGAAATAGAAAATAACATTTACGACAAAGAAAATATCTTAAAAGTGATTTACGCAAAAGAAAATTTTGTCAAGTTCAAAGATAGCAAGCTTTATAAAGACTTGCAAGAATATAAAAAAGAAAATCCAAAAGGATATGAAAGGTTAGAGCAAGAACTAATGCAAGACATTGCTAATGGGGCAGATTAGTATGTTTGAGATTAGAATAAAAGATAAGGCACAAAAAGAATACGAAAAAATTTACATAAAAACAAAGAAGTAGGCTTAAAAATAGCGATCTTAATAAGTAAAATAAAAGTGGCTGAAAACCCTTTCGATATGCCAAATGTTAAAGCTTTAAAGCTCATAAAAATGCTTATAGGTGAAGAATTTCCAACTATAAAATTATAGGAATTTTGGACGAAAATAAAGAGATAAAAATCATAGACATAATCAGAATAGCAAAAAAAGAGATGATAAGACTTACAAAGGCTTGTAACTAGCGATATTTCAAGTACAAATTTAACTAATTCAAACCCCTTTCAAGCTCGTTGTAGTACAAGGTAGTCTTACCGCAACCATGAATTCCGGCAAAAAAGCTAGCTATTGCCATTTAAATCTCTATACCCTTAAATTTACAAGATTATAGCATTAATTCATAATTTTTAGCTAAAATAAGTCCTTTATATAAAACACAAAGGAAAAATATGAAAAAAATTCTAGCTTCTACAGCTTTAATTTGTGCGCTTTCTAGCTCTTTGATGGCTGAAAATGACGGATATTTTGCAGGTTTAAGCTATGCTTATGGCTCTTTTACTGATGGCATATCTTTGCTGGGGCTAACAGGTTCTAATGCTTACACAGGACATAGATTTGGACTTTATGGCGGTTATACAGATGTGCTTGATTCAAATTTAGCCCTTAGATACTACGGCACCCTTGACTTTGGCACAGATTATACAAGAGGCAGCAATCAAGCTCATTATTCTAGCATAAACCTTTATGCAAACGCCGATGCCATATATAAGTTCTTAGAGCAAGATGGCATAGAATATTCAGTGTATGGCGGTTTAGCACTCGGGCTTGTTAATGGCAAATACGAGTTTAGACAAGCTTCTACTAGCGAAACAGGCTTAGGACTTGGTATAAATTTAGGTGCTAGGATAAATTACGAAGCCTTTGGCTCTAAATTTAGCACAGAGCTTTACACAAGAACAGGACTCATAGACTCTGTTTTAAATGGCTCTGATTCTCAAATAGGCATAAGAACCTCTTATCTCTTTTAATCATCTAAGATAGGGCTTTTGCCTTATATTAAAATCAAATCTAAACTCTTAAATTTTAATCTTACTTGCTTAAAAATTGATATTTTTTTAGCAAAAGAGCTATGAAATAGATAAAATTCATATTATTAAGCATTTATTAATAAATATTGTTTTATAATGGTGTCCGATTGTTTTATAAAAAACAATGAATTTTCTTTATAAAGGAATTTGCTATGAAAAAAATCTTAGCTAGTGTAGCTGTTGTAGCAGCTTTAAGTACTTCTGCTGTGGCTGAGGAAAGCGGATATTTCGCAGGTCTTAGCTGGGGATATGGTTCAGCTGGAAATAAAATATCTTGGTTGGGTTTAACAAGCTCTGGCGATGAAGGTAGAAAAGGAACTTCACCTTTAAGATTTGGTGTATATGGTGGTTATAATCAAATGTTTGATAATGCCTTTGGTGCTAGATATTACGCAAGTATTGATTTTGGTGGAAACTATACAGACGGTTCTAATAAGCCACATTTAAAAGCTCCTTGGAATCTTTATGTAAACGCTGATGCTATCTATAACTTCACTTCAGGTGGTGTAGAATTCGGTGCTTTTGGTGGTCTAGGTCTTGGTTATGTTAACTATGAATATGTTGTTGATAAACAAGGCAAAAGCAAAGGTGGAGTTGATCTAGGCTTAAATCTTGGTCTTAGAGCTAACTACGAACTATTTGGTTCTAAATTCACTACAGAACTTTACACTAGAACAGGTCTTTATAGCTCTGTAAAAATATATGATCAAAAAATCAACAACTCTATCATAGGTCTTAGAACTTCTTACAACTTCTAAAACCCTTAGCGAGGACAAATCCTCGCTAAATTCTTTAATTTTAACTTCTTAATTCTACTTTTAAAAACTTGCAAAAAATCTTGAAATTTTCAGCAAAAATATGAATTTTTGTTTAATCATTCGTGAGCAAAAAAGGATATGATAAAAGAAGATATAGCAACTTATAGGGCAATGATACTGCTTATATTAAGTTCTATTTTTGCAATAATTGGCTACGCTATTATCAACATAGAAAAATTAACAACAAATCAAACAACAATAGGAATTATTGTGAGTTTTCTTTTGCTTGTAGGCTTGTTTATAATGCTTAAGATATACTTAAAAGCTAGAAAGATTTTAAAGGATTTAGAATGACAATTTGTGCGATAGTGGGCATAGCACAAATTGTCATTAGCACTCAGAAAACATACAAAGATGACAAGTGAGATTAAGTTAAGCCACAAACAAAATAGTCAAAATATATCCTAAACCTCCTAGCAATAAAAACAAAACAAAGGCAAAGGCAAAGCTGTTTAAACCTTGCTTAGCTAGACTTTTTATATTAATTTGCAAACCCAAGGCCGCCATAGCCATAGACAAAAATATCAAGGACAAAAACTTGCAAACAAAGATCAAATTTTCATTGAGAGCAAATAAAGAATTTACAATGATTAAAGCCAAAAAGATTAGTGCGAAGTAGGGTATGTGTAGAGCCTTGTCTTTTGAATTCTTAGAAAACAAAAAGGATATTATAAGTAAGGCAGGAACTAAAAGTATGACCCTTATCATCTTTACTATGAGTGCTGAATTTGCCGCCTCCTCACTTATAGCCGCACCAGCTCCTACGACATTTGCCACCTCGTGCAAGGAAAGCCCTATAAAAAAGCCCATTTCAAGCGGCTTAAAATCTAAGATGCTGTTGTAAAGTATGGGATAAAGCAACATAGATAAAAGTCCAAAAAGAACCACGGTAGAAACTGCTATCACTCCTTTATAAGCCTTTGATTTTAAGGCTGATTCTAGGGCTAAAACAGCTGCTGCACCGCAAATCGCAGAGCCTATGCAAACTAGGATAGAAAGCTCCTTATCTAACTTAAAAAATCTCACTCCTATATAAAAGCCAAGTATCAAAACAAAAGAAATCATAATAAGAGAGGCTAGAATTCCACTAAAGCCCAAGCTTAAAATTTCACTTAAGGATATGTTAAAAGCATATAAGATTATGCCCAACCTTAGTATCTTTTTAGCGCTAAAAGCCACTCCACTTGCAAAAAGCTCGTTTTTATTAAAATAAAGCTTTGAAAAAAGAAGTCCTAAAAATATAGCTAGTATAAGAGGAGAAAGATGTAAAGCCTCTATAAAAGAAAGCTTAGAAAGAAAAAAGGCTAAAATGCTTAGTAAAAAAGTGAATAAAAGCCCATATAACACTAAAAATCCTTTTTATTTATTAAAAGAAGTATTATAGCTAAAATTTAAGGCTTGAAATTTAAAAAAAGAGTAGGGCAGTGCTCTTAAAATAGTATTGCAAAAGAGCTAACCTTACATCTTAATGAAATAATTATATTGTTCTTTGTTTTAAAGTTCATTTTTTAAATCAATTTAAATAGCTTAAAACTTTTTATTATCATTAATATAAAATTATGATAATAATATAAATATTATAATATTCTAAATTTATCTTTATATTTTCTTAAAATCTTTCAAAGCTATTTCATCTAGGTAAAATTCTCTGCAAAAAAATATAAAAAATTTTATGGATAAGTTTTTATATGATAAAAGGTAAAATGCTATAAACACTATAAAATAAGCTTTTGTTTATATATAAGAGAGTAGAAGAAGAGATTTTAAAAAAAGTTTGAAAATTATAGTTTTCAATACAAAATTTATTATTTTATATATTTTTACCTTTTATCATATAATTTTACATATTAATTAAGTTTTATTTAATATAAATATTTAAAGATAAATATAAATAATAAAGATAGAAATTTTTTAGCCTTTGCCTTGCTAAATTCTTGATTAAAGTAAGGAGGTAAAATTTTATATAAATTCATTTTTTTATTGTATCATGCTTTAAAAGTTTTAAAGAAGGTTTTGATGAAATACCCACTTGACTGCGAAGATGATTTTAAATCCTCCCTACTCTTTTGGCTTACTCGTTATGTGAAATTTAAGCTAAATTCCTTATCAAATAAAGAGGTTAAAAATCCAAACGAACTCGCAGCTGTGAATTTTTGTCTATCTCGCAATGTAAGATCCATAGAAGAGCTTGACGCACTAGCAAAAAGGGCTAGAAATGCCGGACTTACTGGGGTTAATACTTATTTCATACCACTTAAAAAAATGTATGATCTTTTGATAAGATACAAGCTTTATTCTATGAAGCAAATTGATGAGGAGCTTGTCATAGAGCTTTTGTCAAGCCTCACAGCCTCACTTTCTGACGCCTCAAAGAAAAATTATAGAATTTCTATGATGAATTTTTTTGACTTTTTAGACAAGCAAAATGAGGAGGAAGGCAAGGCACATATATATGATATAAGTCTTAAAAATTGGGCTGGTATAAGCGGTCTTAGGGGAGAGAAATTGCCTGAGTTTATGAGCGAGGAAGAGCTTGTTAGCTTTTTAGAAGCCATTGATCAGGTGGATTTTAAAAAAAACACAGCAAGAAATCAACTCATCATAAAAATCATCATTTTTACAGGCATTAGAGTTAGCGAGGCTATAAATTTAAAGCTAAAAGATATAAGCGAGGAAAGGGATCTTTATGTCTTTAGGATACGAGGCAAGGGCAATAAATACCGAGTTGTTATGGTAAAAAAAGAGCTCATCTCTCATCTTTTAAGCCAAATTAATATAAATTATAACAACAAAGACAATCTACTTTTCACCAACAACAAAGGCTCTGCCCTAACCCAAGCCTATGTTTCAAGGATAGTTGAGCAAATTTTGTTTAAGGCTGGAATTCGTAAGCAAAAAAACGGCGCTCATATGCTAAGACACACCTTTGCCACCCTACTTTATAAAAAGCAAAAAGACTTGGTCTTGGTGCAAGAAGCCCTAGGACACGCTTCCTTAAACACCTCAAGAATTTATACACATTTTGATAACGAAAAACTAAGGCTTGCCGCTGAAGTAGCAAAAGAAGTAAGCGAGAAGAAATAAAATAGCCTTTTAAATTTTACAACTCTTTAACACTGCTCTTTGATTTTTAAAAGCTCTTTTACAAAATATCTTAAATTTTGCTTAGTATCCCTCTTTCTAAGCTCTACTATTTCATCATAATCAAGACTTAAGAGCTCACAAAATTCCCTACCGTTTAAAAGTTCATTTTCTTCAAATTTATCCTTCAAATCACTCTTTAAGATTGTTTTATCCATTTGAAAGAAAGAGCAAAGATAAATTTTCGCCTTGTAAGCTCACAAACCTTTAATATAGAAAAAGAGCCACTTGCAGGATCGCACACCAAATCGCCCTCCTTTGTAGTGGCTAGGATAAGCTTTTTTTGAAGTTCTAAGGGTTTTTGATGAGGGTGTGTTTTATCAACTTTTTCACTCCAAACATCAGTTATGTCGTGCAAGCTCCAAGTAGCCTTAGCCTTTATAGGCTCTTTTTGCAAGATTAAAAGATATTCACTTTTTCTACGCGTTCTATAGCCCATACCTATCTTTTGCTTATCCCAAGTTATCATATCCACAAGTTTAAAAGAAGTATTTATAAGCCAAGGTTTCACGCCCTCAACTAAATGAAATTTATCCACCCACAAAAAGAGGTATTTTGAGGGCTTTAAAATTCTATTTATCTCCTTTATGAAAGTTATTATTGTTTCCTCGTTCATTTGTTCTAGCTGCGCTCTTGCCCTGCCCCGCTTTTTGCCCTCATTTCCATACTTAAGTTTATCTAAAACGCCTCTATATTGTGGATCAAAAAAGCACAAATCCACGCTTTGATTTTCTAAAACTTA includes:
- the lepB gene encoding signal peptidase I yields the protein MSTFKKIKHFSNSWLGSIIIVLIVIFVFIQAFVIPSGSMKNTLLVGDFLFVKKFSYGIPTPHLPWLEIPVLPDFDGDGHLISAEGPQRGDIVVFRYPKNPKIHFVKRCVAKGGDEVLVSANSLYVRMSEGDEYMRQNYPNDLVEIDNKLFVKEPYKQRGIHYDESVNLEQLYAIAMSLNKFAMQSEVINSFGEFSFSGANAYSFVVPENEYFMMGDNRANSEDSRFWGSVHYKFIIGKPWIVYFSWDSKKNIRWDRIGRFVDTLENDEKFIRISGD
- a CDS encoding c-type cytochrome, with translation MKIIFLFFLSFIALVAEDFISLKEYSKMLYENPRGVSCSKCHGESGEMQILGHYEKKGKRMAFTVPSIQNLEFKDFKKSLSEAKQASSIMPTYSLTDEEILILFNYIQEKTKEQKNAKQ
- a CDS encoding bifunctional 5,10-methylenetetrahydrofolate dehydrogenase/5,10-methenyltetrahydrofolate cyclohydrolase, encoding MTLLDGKKVSTKLKDELKQEVNELKKNGIEPCLAVILVGDDKASKTYVSNKAKACKECEIKSIVYELGHDTTQNELLALINTLNYDDSVDGILVQLPLPSHINKDIIIQSINSNKDVDGFHPTNIGFLSANIKGSFLPCTPAGIIYLLKEYKINLKGLDVVIIGASNIVGKPLLMMFLNEEATVSICHLQTKDIKTYTQKADLIVVAAGCANLLKADMVKEGVIVLDVGINKIGSKLLGDVDFENVSKKASFISPVPGGVGPMTIAMLLKNTVKAAKNRLKAAK
- a CDS encoding outer membrane beta-barrel protein, with translation MKKILASVAVVAALSTSAVAEESGYFAGLSWGYGSAGNKISWLGLTSSGDEGRKGTSPLRFGVYGGYNQMFDNAFGARYYASIDFGGNYTDGSNKPHLKAPWNLYVNADAIYNFTSGGVEFGAFGGLGLGYVNYEYVVDKQGKSKGGVDLGLNLGLRANYELFGSKFTTELYTRTGLYSSVKIYDQKINNSIIGLRTSYNF
- a CDS encoding YeiH family protein, translated to MLYGLLFTFLLSILAFFLSKLSFIEALHLSPLILAIFLGLLFSKLYFNKNELFASGVAFSAKKILRLGIILYAFNISLSEILSLGFSGILASLIMISFVLILGFYIGVRFFKLDKELSILVCIGSAICGAAAVLALESALKSKAYKGVIAVSTVVLFGLLSMLLYPILYNSILDFKPLEMGFFIGLSLHEVANVVGAGAAISEEAANSALIVKMIRVILLVPALLIISFLFSKNSKDKALHIPYFALIFLALIIVNSLFALNENLIFVCKFLSLIFLSMAMAALGLQINIKSLAKQGLNSFAFAFVLFLLLGGLGYILTILFVA
- a CDS encoding tyrosine-type recombinase/integrase, yielding MKYPLDCEDDFKSSLLFWLTRYVKFKLNSLSNKEVKNPNELAAVNFCLSRNVRSIEELDALAKRARNAGLTGVNTYFIPLKKMYDLLIRYKLYSMKQIDEELVIELLSSLTASLSDASKKNYRISMMNFFDFLDKQNEEEGKAHIYDISLKNWAGISGLRGEKLPEFMSEEELVSFLEAIDQVDFKKNTARNQLIIKIIIFTGIRVSEAINLKLKDISEERDLYVFRIRGKGNKYRVVMVKKELISHLLSQININYNNKDNLLFTNNKGSALTQAYVSRIVEQILFKAGIRKQKNGAHMLRHTFATLLYKKQKDLVLVQEALGHASLNTSRIYTHFDNEKLRLAAEVAKEVSEKK